The proteins below are encoded in one region of Streptomyces sp. NBC_00490:
- a CDS encoding acyl-CoA synthetase — protein MTPGHGSTVDGVLRRSARRTPARVAVEYGDRSWTYEELDEAVSRAASVLLAEGLSPGDRVGAFGRNSDAYLIAFLACARAGLVHVPVNQHLTGEDLAYIVRQSGSALVLADPDLADRLPDGVRTLPLRDADDALPARLESAPVYDGPEPRGEDLVQLLYTSGTTALPKGAMMTHRALVHEYLSAITALDLSAGDRPVHALPLYHSAQMHVFLLPYLAAGATNIILDAPDGDRILDLIEEGRADSLFAPPTVWIGLSNRPDFTTRDLGGLRKAYYGASIMPVPVLERLRERLPKLAFYNCFGQSEIGPLATVLAPDEHKGRMDSCGRPVLFVDARVVDEDGKEVPDGTPGEIVYRSPQLCEGYWDKPEETADAFRDGWFHSGDLAVRDAHGYFTIVDRVKDVINSGGVLVASRQVEDALYTHDAVAEVAVIGLPDERWIEAVTAVVVPRAGEEVEEAELIAHAREKLAHFKAPKRVLFVDELPRNASGKILKRELRDRFA, from the coding sequence ATGACGCCTGGACACGGCAGCACGGTTGACGGAGTGCTGCGGCGCAGCGCCCGGCGCACCCCGGCACGGGTCGCCGTGGAGTACGGCGACCGCTCATGGACCTACGAGGAACTCGACGAGGCCGTCTCGCGCGCGGCGAGCGTCCTGCTCGCCGAAGGCCTGTCGCCGGGCGACCGGGTCGGCGCGTTCGGCCGCAACTCCGACGCCTACCTCATCGCCTTCCTCGCCTGCGCCCGCGCGGGCCTGGTGCACGTCCCCGTGAACCAGCACCTGACCGGCGAGGATCTGGCGTACATCGTCCGCCAGTCGGGCAGCGCACTGGTCCTCGCGGACCCGGACCTTGCGGACCGCCTCCCGGACGGCGTACGCACCCTGCCCTTGCGTGACGCGGACGACGCGCTGCCGGCCCGGCTGGAGTCGGCGCCCGTGTACGACGGGCCCGAACCGCGCGGCGAGGACCTGGTCCAGCTGCTCTACACCTCGGGCACGACGGCGCTCCCGAAGGGCGCGATGATGACGCACCGCGCCCTGGTGCACGAGTACCTGAGCGCCATCACGGCACTGGACCTGAGCGCGGGCGACCGTCCCGTGCACGCCCTCCCGCTCTACCACTCGGCGCAGATGCATGTGTTCCTGCTGCCGTACCTGGCGGCCGGGGCGACCAACATCATCCTCGACGCGCCCGACGGCGACCGGATCCTCGACCTGATCGAGGAGGGCCGCGCGGACAGCCTCTTCGCGCCGCCGACGGTGTGGATCGGCCTGTCTAACCGCCCCGACTTCACCACCCGCGATCTCGGCGGACTGCGCAAGGCCTACTACGGCGCCTCGATCATGCCGGTGCCCGTCCTGGAGCGGCTGCGCGAACGGCTCCCGAAGCTCGCCTTCTACAACTGTTTCGGGCAGAGCGAGATCGGCCCGCTGGCCACGGTCCTGGCTCCGGACGAGCACAAGGGCCGGATGGACTCGTGCGGCCGCCCGGTGCTCTTCGTCGACGCCCGCGTGGTCGACGAGGACGGCAAGGAGGTCCCCGACGGCACGCCGGGCGAGATCGTCTACCGCTCACCGCAGTTGTGCGAGGGCTACTGGGACAAGCCCGAGGAGACCGCCGACGCCTTCCGCGACGGCTGGTTCCACTCCGGCGACCTCGCGGTCCGCGACGCCCACGGCTACTTCACCATCGTCGACCGTGTGAAGGACGTCATCAACTCCGGGGGCGTACTGGTCGCCTCACGCCAGGTCGAGGACGCGCTCTACACCCACGACGCCGTCGCCGAGGTGGCGGTCATCGGTCTGCCGGACGAGCGCTGGATCGAGGCCGTGACAGCCGTCGTCGTCCCCCGCGCGGGGGAAGAGGTCGAGGAGGCCGAACTCATCGCCCACGCACGCGAGAAGCTCGCCCACTTCAAGGCGCCGAAGCGGGTGCTGTTCGTGGACGAGCTGCCCCGGAACGCGAGCGGGAAGATCCTCAAGCGGGAGCTCAGGGACCGGTTCGCCTAG
- a CDS encoding alpha/beta fold hydrolase, with the protein METLKANGITLAYRTWGPADAPPVLLLHSRGADGADWTPIAERLAAGPHPRRLYAPDLRGHGRSDWPGTYGLEEMRDDIREFLTALGVARTDLIAHSLGGLIACLLAQQTPGLVRRLVLEDVPAPLPLDPPRPPAERPDGDLPFDWAMIRATDGRRNAPDPVWWDHMGRITMPTLVVGGGPNSSIPQEQVAAVAERLPDARLVTVDAGHLVHETRPEEFLAVVEPFLAGRDLTSRTPS; encoded by the coding sequence ATGGAGACCCTCAAGGCCAACGGCATCACCCTCGCGTACCGCACCTGGGGTCCCGCGGACGCGCCGCCCGTCCTCCTGCTGCACTCCCGGGGCGCCGACGGCGCGGACTGGACCCCGATCGCCGAGCGGCTCGCCGCAGGACCGCATCCGCGCCGGCTGTACGCCCCCGACCTGCGCGGTCACGGACGCAGTGACTGGCCCGGCACCTATGGGCTCGAGGAGATGCGCGACGACATCCGGGAGTTCCTGACCGCTCTCGGTGTCGCTCGCACCGACCTGATCGCCCACTCCCTGGGCGGCCTCATCGCCTGCCTCCTCGCCCAGCAGACGCCCGGTCTCGTACGCCGCCTGGTCCTGGAGGACGTACCCGCGCCCCTCCCGCTCGACCCGCCCCGGCCGCCCGCCGAGCGCCCCGACGGCGATCTGCCGTTCGACTGGGCGATGATCCGGGCGACCGACGGCCGGCGCAACGCCCCCGATCCTGTGTGGTGGGACCACATGGGGCGGATCACCATGCCCACGCTGGTGGTGGGCGGTGGGCCGAACAGTTCCATCCCTCAGGAGCAGGTCGCCGCTGTCGCCGAGCGACTTCCCGACGCGCGGCTGGTGACGGTCGACGCGGGGCACCTCGTGCACGAGACGCGGCCCGAGGAGTTCCTGGCGGTCGTGGAACCCTTCCTCGCCGGACGGGACCTTACTTCGCGTACGCCGTCATGA
- the paaK gene encoding phenylacetate--CoA ligase PaaK — MADATELWDAGERLDEQGLKALQLERLRTSLRHAYDHVPFYRESFDKAGVGPDDCRSLADLARFPFTTKADLRENYPYGTFAVPRDRVRRIHASSGTTGRPTVVGYTDGDLSLWSDMVARSLRAAGARPGDIVHVAYGYGLFTGGLGAHYGAERLGCTVVPASGGMTARQVQLIQDLKPGIIMVTPSYMLTILDEFERRGIDPRGTSLRVGVFGAEPWTERMRREIEERFAIDAVDIYGLSEVIGPGVAQECVETKDGLHIWEDHFFPEVVDPFTGEVLPDGEKGELVFTSLTKEAMPVIRYRTRDLTRLLPGTARVFRRMEKVTGRSDDMVILRGVNLFPTQIEEIVLRTPGVAPHFQLRLTREGRLDALTVRAEARPGATPEAREAAASAITAAVKDGIGVSVTVEIVEPESLERSVGKIRRIVDLRPR; from the coding sequence GTGGCGGACGCGACGGAGCTGTGGGACGCGGGGGAACGGCTCGACGAGCAAGGGCTGAAGGCACTCCAGTTGGAGCGGCTGCGGACGTCTCTGCGGCACGCGTACGACCATGTGCCGTTCTACCGGGAGTCCTTCGACAAGGCGGGTGTCGGTCCCGACGACTGCCGGTCCCTCGCCGATCTCGCCCGCTTCCCCTTCACCACCAAGGCGGACCTGCGCGAGAACTACCCGTACGGGACGTTCGCCGTACCGCGGGACCGCGTCCGCCGTATCCACGCGTCGAGCGGCACCACCGGACGCCCGACGGTCGTCGGCTACACGGACGGCGACCTCTCCCTGTGGTCCGACATGGTGGCCCGCTCGCTGCGGGCGGCGGGCGCCCGGCCGGGCGACATCGTCCATGTCGCCTACGGCTACGGCCTGTTCACCGGCGGCCTCGGCGCCCACTACGGCGCCGAACGGCTCGGCTGTACGGTCGTCCCCGCGTCAGGCGGCATGACGGCCCGTCAAGTCCAGCTGATCCAGGACCTGAAGCCCGGCATCATCATGGTGACCCCGTCGTACATGCTGACGATCCTGGACGAGTTCGAGCGCCGGGGCATCGACCCGCGCGGCACCTCCCTCCGCGTCGGCGTCTTCGGTGCCGAGCCCTGGACGGAGCGGATGCGCCGGGAGATCGAGGAGCGGTTCGCGATCGACGCGGTCGACATATACGGGCTGTCCGAGGTGATCGGTCCGGGAGTGGCGCAGGAGTGCGTGGAGACCAAGGACGGGCTGCACATCTGGGAGGACCACTTCTTCCCGGAGGTCGTCGACCCGTTCACCGGTGAGGTGCTGCCGGACGGCGAGAAGGGCGAACTGGTCTTCACCTCGCTCACCAAGGAGGCGATGCCCGTCATCCGGTACCGGACCCGGGACCTGACGCGGCTGCTGCCGGGCACGGCACGCGTGTTCCGCCGGATGGAGAAGGTCACCGGCCGCAGCGACGACATGGTGATCCTGCGCGGCGTGAACCTCTTCCCCACCCAGATCGAGGAGATCGTCCTGCGGACGCCCGGTGTGGCGCCGCACTTCCAGCTCCGCCTCACCCGCGAAGGCCGCCTCGACGCCCTCACCGTACGTGCCGAGGCCCGCCCCGGCGCGACCCCCGAGGCGCGGGAAGCGGCCGCGTCGGCGATCACCGCCGCCGTGAAGGACGGCATCGGCGTCTCCGTCACCGTCGAGATCGTCGAACCCGAGTCGCTGGAACGGTCGGTGGGCAAGATCCGCCGGATCGTGGACCTGCGCCCCCGCTAG
- a CDS encoding penicillin acylase family protein translates to MRTRLRRILVAAVALLTATAALPAAAAEGHNRQQHPSHGGLSATIRYTEYGIPHILAKNYTDLGFGTGWAQAADQVCTLADGFVTVRGERSRFFGPDAAPDFSLSSAARNLSSDLYFQGVREARTVEKLLAEPAPRGPSRRAKDLMRGFAAGYNTWLEQNRVTDPACKGAAWVRPVTALDVAARGFALAVLGGQGRGVDGITAAQPPTTTSTAAPDAQDTARAARELLAADTADMGSNAVAFSGTTTANGRGLLLGNPHYPWQGGRRFWQSQQTIPGELNVSGGSLLGSATVSIGHNAKVAWSHTVATGVPLNLHQLTLDPADPTAYLVDGKPEKMTQRTVTVRVKDGAPVTRTQWWTRYGPVVTSFGASLPLPWSSTTAYALNDPNSANLRASDTALGFSKARSTAEVLGSLRRTQGLPWVNTVAADSGGHTLFTQSQVLPRITDELAQRCSTPLGKVTYPSAGLAILDGSRGDCAPGSDPDAVQPGVFGPAKMPTLTDAAYAENSNDSAWLANADRPLTGYERVFGTIGTQRSLRTRGAIEDVSAMAQRGRLTVRDLQAQQFANRVPAGDLAAADAAKACAALPGGTATGSDGRAVDVGEACGVLAAWDRTVNTDSRGALLFDRLWRKIPAAQLWKVPFSAADPVHTPNTLNTASPAFATALADAVSELRAAGIALNSPLGQHQFVVRNGQRIAVSGGTESLGIWNKVEPVWDPAQGGYTEVTTGSSYIQAVGWDGSRCPVARTLLSYSQSSNPNSPHYSDQTRLYSQEKWVTSRFCEKDILTSPGLKVVHVRER, encoded by the coding sequence ATGCGCACCCGCCTCAGACGCATACTCGTCGCGGCAGTCGCCCTGCTCACCGCCACGGCCGCGCTGCCGGCAGCCGCGGCCGAAGGCCACAACCGTCAGCAACACCCCTCGCACGGCGGCCTGTCCGCCACGATCCGCTACACCGAGTACGGCATCCCGCACATCCTCGCGAAGAACTACACGGACCTCGGCTTCGGCACCGGCTGGGCACAGGCCGCCGACCAGGTGTGCACGCTCGCCGACGGCTTCGTGACCGTGCGCGGGGAACGCTCCCGGTTCTTCGGGCCCGACGCGGCGCCCGACTTCTCGCTCTCCTCGGCCGCCAGGAACCTCTCCAGCGACCTCTACTTCCAGGGTGTCCGGGAGGCGCGCACGGTCGAGAAGCTGCTCGCCGAACCGGCGCCGCGGGGGCCGAGCCGCCGGGCGAAGGACCTGATGCGGGGCTTCGCGGCCGGCTACAACACGTGGCTCGAGCAGAACCGCGTCACCGACCCCGCCTGCAAGGGCGCCGCCTGGGTCCGCCCGGTGACGGCCCTCGACGTGGCCGCGCGCGGCTTCGCGCTCGCCGTACTCGGCGGGCAGGGGCGCGGCGTGGACGGCATCACCGCCGCCCAGCCGCCCACGACCACCTCCACTGCGGCACCCGACGCCCAGGACACCGCCCGGGCGGCCCGGGAACTGCTGGCCGCCGACACCGCCGACATGGGCTCCAACGCCGTCGCCTTCAGCGGCACGACCACCGCGAACGGCCGCGGGCTGCTGCTCGGCAACCCCCACTACCCCTGGCAGGGCGGCCGCCGCTTCTGGCAGTCGCAGCAGACGATCCCCGGCGAACTCAACGTCTCCGGCGGCTCCCTGCTCGGCTCCGCGACGGTCTCCATCGGTCACAACGCGAAGGTGGCGTGGAGCCACACCGTCGCGACCGGCGTCCCCCTCAACCTCCATCAGCTGACGCTGGATCCGGCCGACCCCACGGCGTACCTCGTGGACGGCAAGCCGGAGAAGATGACCCAGCGCACGGTGACCGTCCGGGTCAAGGACGGCGCCCCGGTGACACGGACGCAGTGGTGGACCCGGTACGGGCCCGTGGTCACCTCGTTCGGCGCCTCGCTGCCCCTGCCCTGGTCCAGCACGACGGCGTACGCCCTCAACGACCCCAACTCCGCCAACCTGCGCGCCTCCGACACCGCCCTCGGCTTCAGCAAGGCCCGCTCCACGGCGGAGGTGCTCGGCTCGCTCCGGCGCACACAGGGCCTGCCGTGGGTGAACACGGTCGCCGCCGACTCGGGCGGCCACACCCTGTTCACCCAGTCCCAGGTGCTCCCCCGCATCACCGACGAGCTGGCCCAGCGCTGCTCCACGCCCCTGGGCAAGGTCACCTATCCCTCCGCCGGGCTGGCGATCCTCGACGGCTCGCGTGGCGACTGCGCGCCCGGCTCCGATCCCGACGCCGTGCAGCCGGGTGTCTTCGGTCCGGCGAAGATGCCGACCCTCACGGACGCCGCGTACGCGGAGAACTCCAACGACAGCGCCTGGCTCGCCAACGCCGACCGGCCGCTGACCGGGTACGAGCGGGTCTTCGGCACCATCGGCACACAGCGCTCGCTGCGGACCCGGGGCGCGATCGAGGACGTGTCGGCGATGGCACAGCGCGGTCGGCTGACCGTGCGGGATCTGCAGGCGCAGCAGTTCGCCAACCGGGTGCCCGCGGGCGACCTGGCCGCGGCCGACGCGGCGAAGGCGTGCGCGGCGCTGCCGGGAGGCACGGCAACGGGCAGTGACGGCAGAGCCGTTGATGTCGGCGAGGCCTGTGGGGTGCTCGCCGCATGGGACCGTACGGTGAACACCGACAGCCGGGGCGCCCTGCTCTTCGACCGGCTGTGGCGGAAGATCCCCGCGGCCCAGCTGTGGAAGGTGCCGTTCTCGGCCGCCGACCCGGTGCACACACCGAACACCCTCAACACGGCGTCGCCAGCCTTCGCCACGGCCCTCGCGGACGCGGTCTCCGAGTTGCGGGCGGCGGGTATCGCGCTGAACTCCCCGCTCGGACAGCACCAGTTCGTCGTACGCAACGGTCAGCGCATCGCGGTCTCGGGCGGCACCGAGTCCCTGGGCATCTGGAACAAGGTCGAGCCGGTGTGGGACCCGGCTCAGGGGGGCTACACGGAGGTCACCACCGGCTCCAGCTACATCCAGGCGGTCGGCTGGGACGGCAGCCGCTGCCCGGTGGCCCGCACCCTCCTGTCGTACTCCCAGTCCTCGAACCCGAACTCGCCCCACTACAGCGACCAGACCCGGCTGTACTCCCAGGAGAAGTGGGTGA
- a CDS encoding alpha/beta fold hydrolase, with the protein MPTFTSYDGTELAYHLTGEGPPLVVLPGGPMRASGYLGDLGGLGAHRRLVLLDLRGTGASATPADPATYRCDRLVDDVEALRVHLGLAEMDLLAHSAGGSLAMLYAARYPTRVRRLALVTAIPWALGMPVTDEDRLAAAPLRKDEPWYEEAFPAFAAWLDGTGGYDPVFAPFFYGRWDEAAAAHDARADEEFNDEAGDVYGSAGAYDPPATREALGRLDRPVLLLAGEVDNAPRPELVRRAADVFPHAALVVQPGAGHYPWLDDPEWFVRRIATFLGAPLPSAE; encoded by the coding sequence ATGCCGACCTTCACCTCGTACGACGGGACCGAACTCGCCTACCACCTGACAGGTGAGGGGCCGCCCCTCGTCGTCCTGCCCGGCGGGCCCATGCGCGCCTCCGGCTACCTCGGGGACCTGGGCGGCCTCGGCGCGCACCGGCGACTCGTCCTGCTCGACCTGCGGGGCACCGGAGCCTCCGCGACCCCCGCTGATCCGGCGACCTACCGCTGCGACCGGCTCGTGGACGACGTGGAGGCGCTGCGAGTCCACCTGGGGCTGGCGGAGATGGATCTGCTCGCGCACTCGGCCGGCGGCAGCCTCGCCATGCTGTACGCCGCCCGGTATCCGACACGGGTACGGCGGCTGGCGCTGGTCACGGCCATTCCGTGGGCGCTGGGCATGCCGGTGACGGACGAGGACCGGCTGGCCGCGGCTCCACTGCGCAAGGACGAGCCGTGGTACGAGGAGGCGTTCCCCGCGTTCGCGGCCTGGCTCGACGGGACGGGCGGCTACGACCCCGTGTTCGCGCCCTTCTTCTACGGCCGCTGGGACGAGGCGGCCGCGGCCCACGACGCGCGCGCGGACGAGGAGTTCAACGACGAGGCGGGAGACGTGTACGGATCGGCCGGCGCCTATGACCCGCCCGCGACCCGGGAGGCGCTCGGGCGGCTGGATCGTCCGGTGCTCCTGCTCGCGGGGGAGGTCGACAACGCCCCCCGGCCCGAGCTCGTCCGCCGTGCCGCGGACGTGTTCCCGCACGCCGCGCTCGTGGTGCAGCCCGGTGCCGGGCACTATCCGTGGCTGGACGACCCGGAGTGGTTCGTACGACGGATCGCCACGTTCCTCGGGGCGCCTCTGCCCTCGGCAGAGTAG